The Caloenas nicobarica isolate bCalNic1 chromosome 8, bCalNic1.hap1, whole genome shotgun sequence genome contains the following window.
AttgaaatggggaaaaatttCACCTTGACGTTTTGGGATGTTGGAGGACAGCAGAAAATGAGGCAGGTTTGGTGCAATTTCCTGGAAAACGCAGATGGACTGCTCTATGTTGTGGACAGCTCTGATAAGCAACGTCTGGAAGAATCAAAGAAAGAATTTGAACTCATTTTAAAGAATGAATTTATAAAGAATGTACCAGTTGTTGTGCTAGCGAACAAGCAGGATTTGCCTGGAGCTTTGAACGCTGAGGAAATAACCAGGAAATTCAAGATGAAGAAGAACTGCAGTGACAGAAACTGGTACGTCCAACCCTGTTGTGCTATCACAGGAAAAGGTTTGGCAGAAGCTCTCCACAAACTCATCACATTCACAAAACACTCCAGCAGATCAAAGGAGACAGGTACAGTCTTTAAGGAAATCAAAACACCCTAAGAATTCCTGTCATCAAATTCTGGTGAACTTCAATCAGCGTATTTTGTTGGACAGACTAATTCTGAAAATACTGGTGACCTCTTATgagtaaatatttataaagagcTTGGACAATATTTAATTATGCTGTTATACCTGCAGATGCTTCTGAGATACTACTCTGCAGCATTTTATTAGTGACGGTATACTCAGGGTTATTCAGCTCAGAAGCGTCGCTGTTGAATGATGAAAAAGGTAGACTTGAGCTTCTGAATTTTAGCAAGTGCTAAAATAGGTGAGCAGTGCTTAAAATGCTTAAATCGAGTATTTTGTCAAGAGGTAAAACAGCCAGTCATTCATTCagcaaggaaagagagagataaaaTGTTGTTTCGTAATAAATGCTCCATGTATAGTTTTCTCATGTGAAAGGATAGTCATTTTAGAGCTTAACCTCTTAGTTATGTACAAGAGAACCTATGAATCTGAAATAGTTGTTGGATATTATCGCATTCTAGAACCAATTACTCCAAATAGATTTTAACAGACAGGATCCGCTCTGCCACAGCCAAAAGCTGAGAGCCAGTGCTGTGTGTAAGGTGTAGGTCTGATGTCCCTTTGTCACATATTTCtttgtgtctgtgctgctggatTTGATCCTCAGCCAAGAGCAGAGGGGTGGACACCAGCGTGGGATCAGTCCAGCCAAGTGCTGATCcctgttggttttggggggggatAAGTAGGGGAAGGAATGAAGGGAATTGGCTTCTTGGTCATTTTTGTTATCGATCTTGATGGATCCTGTTCTGCCTGTATTGAAGCCACCTGAAATTTTGTTACTAATAAATTTAAGTTTGATTAAATTTGACATGTGGCACAAAACTGCTAATCATATTACTACAgtgtgtagaaaaaaaaaattccaaatggAATTTCTCTTCAGATTTCCTGATTCATGAAGGAATGAATTAGTATTCTGAATGACATTAAAGCAACAAAGGTTTGATAACTAGAAGACTAATTGAACTGTATTAACCATGAAAACTGTTTAAACACTAAGGCTGAAAAGTTAATAGGGCCTGctcttttaaaagcaagagaaaagagaCCATCTAATTATTGGATACACAGTCCCAGAAAATCCAGCCCAGTTACTTCTGCCTTCTTGAGCAATGTCTGCAGAGGTAGGATGCTCCAGCAGTTAAGGTGCTTGCTTAGATAGCTGGATTTTTGTGTTTCCCAACATCTATGACAATCTTTGACCGCAGACAAGTCATTTAATCACTCTGTGCCTCAACAGTCCCTGGGCAAAATGAACTTTCCAGCTATGCCCTCTGAAAAAGTTGTGGCAAGGGGCAGCTTGTAAGCCCTTCTCCCACGGCAAAATGATCATGCCGAGTAATTCACGtaaaaaatttacatttagTTCTTACTAATAAACAGGCAGGAATTTCAAGTTATCGAAAGATGAAGCGGCACGAGAAGCACCCAGACGTACCCTGTTGTCTCATGCATATATtattcaaagacaaaaaatcaTCAGGTGAATTTGCTGAAATAGTAAACAACGGAAGGTTTCTCAAGAGAAGCTGTTATTAATACTGACAGTCATTACCATGGGCTAAATCTTGAGTCATGTTGAGACTACATTTCCAAAAGGAGAACAAGTATTTAGACTTGTCATTGCCTGGTCTGATGATTTAGGCTCAATATAAAATATCATCTTCTGTCcccaaaaaaagtttttaaaagtctgcaaaaatgaacacattatttttgtaaacCAAGCAATTCAGTGTTAAAATATGTAATACTTCAGATCAATACACTTATCAACATTTGCATGTGTATGTTACATATTCTCCCACTAGTTTAATCTAATCAAGTGTCTGTTACACATCCGAATCTAGTTCACTGGCCTCAGGACTTCCTCAGGGAATAATACTCCTTGAAAGATTTAATGAGAGTGCACTGGAGTCTCTAATTAGACAAGAAGCAAGTTCTGAAGGGAGAAACAAAGTAGTATAATAGACCGGCTCATATAGCTAAAAAAGAGAATAAGCTTTCAGGCACACAGTCCCTTCCCCAGGTTATCAAAGTAGATTAAATGATACTTATATTGACTTGAAGAAAATCTTTTACATTAtgcttcaaaggaaagaaacaaactctATTCCATTCAATTTACAGAAtatcaagtatttaaaaattgatttttctaaGAGCTTCATTTCCTAAAGAAATGCCCAGGGAGACCCCTACCGTTTTTAAGCCTTAAAACAAATATCAGTCAGGTTGGAGAGAGGAGCAGGTTCTCAAAGGAATTATATGCCtgaagtttaattaaaaaaaatcagagagacagagaaacgTGACCATACTGGTGCCCCCAGCGAAGGCAAGGCTGATAAGCTACGGAAGACTAATCCCCAAGGAAACAAATGTTTCATCTTAACTGCAGGAGAGCCTACAAGAGGACATAAATCCACGGGAGCCCAGATTTAATTAGTTTCTCTGCTCATGGAGCTAGTTGGTCTTTTTCTATAAGCACGAGTATATAGGGTACTGGGAGACTTCTTTAGGATGAGGAGTTAGAGGATTTGGAATCCACTgcttaaaatttcttttctacACCTGGAGTAAAGAATCTCCGTGTCTGCTCCACATGTTTTGAGAAGGATCACCGAAAAAGCGTATTCCGTGGGCACGAAGGTGTGGAGGAAGTGGAACTTTTGGCTCAGTTCTGCAAGAACTGAAATCAATAGCAAGAAAGTGACGAAGGCATTTTACAGCTTCATCCTGCTATGGAGGGTTTTAGATCTTTTGACTGCTTGGCTGGACAATATAATGAGCAGAATTGCCTTTATGTTTCAGAGCACAACAAACTGGAATTCTACTTGAGCTAAAAATACAGTCCACAGTTGTAAGGATAATTTATTGCTGGAtacattttggtttattttattatatttatataggTTGTTCACTAAATACAATTTCAGGATTGTTGAAGCTTTTGAGGTGCTTTGAGGAGGTGAGAAATCAGAATATTAAGAGTGCTGCCCCCCTTGGCAGTGGAACCAAAGTCTATGAGTTACAAAGTTTGCACAGGATGAAAGGCCTTAAAGAGTTCGCCTCCCCTCAGCTGTTTATATTGCTTCAGGTTTTGGAACTTTTTTCATTAGCTTTCCTAATAAATCACACCCTGatgtttcttgcattttttattgATGCATACTGGCAGTCTTGGGCAACTGCAATGAAGTGGTAGAGGCATGACAACTATATTGTAGCTGAAGTGTGGAAGTCCTCCAGTGTCTGCTGGTATTTCTTACACAAAGTTTGCTGTCGCTGTTTATTTCAGACTGCTCATGACAGAACAGTCATCCATGAAGAAATCAATGTTACATATCTGAGATTGTGAAACACAAAGGGTAGGATCTAGGATACCTGAGGCATGCTGCATCCTGTGCCCTATCAAGGAGATTATCGACTGGGACGTGTTTGGATGTGACAATTTGCAAGTTGACAAATGCAGAGTACGCGGAACTGTCCTTTTGACCATTCATTGATAAGATCATGATGAGCTTTCTAAGTTTTGAAATTGCTGTCATGGAGCTCACAAAACATACTTCCTGTGGGATGAAATGCTATTTTAAGGGAAGCTGCGGAGCAGCGTAAGAAACCATTGCGACTTTGGATAGTCTCTTGCCTTGGAGACAGCTCTCCCAATAACTGAATACTCTGCAGAATCAAAGGCAAGTGTAGTGTATGAGGAATGCAGGACAAGGCTTTTTCAAAATCAAGTAATGTAGAGCTGGGAGAGTTACTCAAAATGTCTCTGTTGCCATCTCCTCCTCACTTCTGACACGCTAACTGAAACAATCAAAGACTTTCATATATCAGACAAGCTCTAAGTCTACTGCCAAGGAAGACAATTCTTTGAAGCGTTGTCTGCATATTAAGCTGCTCAAAACAGGCTTTCCTCCCAAAGTAAATGACCTATGCTGAGTTATGTGCTGCTGCAATTAGACTTCTTCCACTCATAATTAGCTCAAGTATTCCTGTTCAGCACAAGTGTAAGGATTCTGGACATACACCTCAGATCACGCAGGCTAGATTAGATGAGTCTCTGTAATTTAGGATGTAAACTCTGGAGGGTGGAGGCCCTACTTACAAAGCACACACCAAATTTGCAAATACAAATTCATAAAACAGTAACAAGCCCAAACACACCTTATTTTGAATGCATGTAATTTTAACAAATTGTGCATTagcttgtttcattttttacaaTATTCTGTTCTTTAGCTGTGGCAAATGTTCTTGTACTGCTCGTGTTTGCAGTGTAGCTGTAGCACATCTAGCGCTAAGTTGGGCTGAGATCGAGAGACACCTCCCTCACCCTCTGTCACCTctgtgtccccctgcccagTGATATATTTACACCAGCAGGTCTCTCTGCACAGCAGAGCTTTCTCACTTTCCTCGTCCTTCACCAGTTATCAAAATGGTGATGCCAGTTTTCCCGGTCTTTTTATTAGATTTTCATTGAGTGTTTTCATGTTTGCTCTCACGCTGCCCCTTATACTTGGAACTACCCAAATATGTTTACAAAACCAtgtcattgttttctttcaggtcCTTCCTTAAAGCGCTCCTTTCCTATGATGTATGCAGAAATCTTGACAATAGCTGTTAGCTTTATGATAAGGGCCTGGCTCATATCTTTCATTATTTCCTTGTTCTCCCTATATTTATTCATCTGTTCCATTTTAGCCTTAGAATGTGCTTTCCTTGGTGCAAAGATTGTATTTGTGTTCTACATTTCATATACTGCCCGACTGATGAGAAGAGTTTCTAGACCTCATACTACTGCTTTAAGTAGCCCAAATCTCATGGAATATCTGctaaaataagtaattttctGAGTTGAAATAAACCATTGAGCTCTGAAACCTGAGCCACgtgtattctttctttttaggaaaTACAGCTGGGAACCACAGCAGCAATTTCATTGATCCAAACAAAGGCTAATCTCCCCTAAAATTGTGCTTGGCTGTTAAAAGATAACTGTGCTTTAATGAATAGTTTTCAGTTACTTTACCTAATGCATACACATGAATCAGTAAAGAATGCTAGTCTCTCAACGTTTTCTTAACTGATTCATAGTTCTGAAAAGTTATGTTTTA
Protein-coding sequences here:
- the ARL14 gene encoding ADP-ribosylation factor-like protein 14 — protein: MGLQNTKHPKVKQANIPMLGLDSAGKSTLLYKFKYNDTFLTIPTIGFNVDMIEMGKNFTLTFWDVGGQQKMRQVWCNFLENADGLLYVVDSSDKQRLEESKKEFELILKNEFIKNVPVVVLANKQDLPGALNAEEITRKFKMKKNCSDRNWYVQPCCAITGKGLAEALHKLITFTKHSSRSKETGTVFKEIKTP